A window of Aliarcobacter trophiarum LMG 25534 contains these coding sequences:
- a CDS encoding metal ABC transporter permease — protein MEILQYDFIQNALIAGVLISIASGIIGTLVVVNKVTFLTGGIAHSAYGGIGIAIFLGIPVLFGATVFACITAIIIAIITLKNRSRIDAIIGMMWASGMAIGIIFVDLTPGYNVDLMSYLFGSIIAISSEDLFYMVLLDIFIIGVVIFFYKEILAVSYDSEFAGLRGINVKFFYTLILVLSALCVVAAIKAVGLILVIALLTIPTYIAETFATKLSSMMIISSILATIFTISGLVVSYLYDISSGASIIIVAVVALGVVKLIK, from the coding sequence ATGGAAATTTTACAATATGATTTCATACAAAATGCCCTAATAGCTGGAGTATTAATCTCTATAGCATCTGGAATTATAGGAACTTTAGTTGTAGTAAATAAAGTTACTTTTCTTACAGGTGGAATAGCTCATAGTGCTTATGGAGGGATTGGAATAGCAATATTCTTAGGAATTCCAGTTCTATTTGGTGCAACTGTTTTTGCTTGTATTACTGCAATTATAATAGCAATTATAACTTTGAAAAATAGAAGCAGAATAGATGCAATAATAGGTATGATGTGGGCTAGTGGAATGGCTATTGGAATTATTTTTGTAGATTTAACTCCTGGTTATAATGTAGATTTAATGAGCTACTTATTTGGGAGTATTATTGCTATTTCAAGTGAAGATTTATTCTATATGGTACTTTTAGATATTTTTATTATAGGAGTTGTAATCTTTTTTTATAAAGAGATTCTGGCAGTTTCATATGATAGTGAATTTGCAGGTCTTAGAGGAATAAATGTTAAGTTCTTTTATACCTTAATTTTAGTTTTATCAGCTTTGTGTGTGGTCGCTGCTATAAAAGCCGTTGGGCTTATTTTAGTGATTGCACTTCTTACAATTCCTACATATATAGCTGAAACCTTTGCAACAAAACTATCTAGTATGATGATAATTAGCTCAATTTTAGCTACAATATTCACAATATCAGGTCTTGTAGTTTCATATTTATATGATATAAGCTCAGGAGCTAGTATAATAATAGTCGCAGTTGTTGCTTTGGGAGTTGTAAAGCTAATAAAATAA
- a CDS encoding CvfB family protein — MKKIDVKIKQGLVNTLRINRVSEPGIYLISGDETEVLLPNAYVKKEMAIDSLLDVFIYTDSEDRLVATTLKPYLYLNEFANLKIVDSAKFGYFVDIGLPKDLLVPKNRQKGSFIVGSYKVLQMQFDERTSRLIASEKYILENEPNGLKQGDEVEIILYSKTPLGFKVIVNNSFEGMIFHSEIFENLRIGDKKRAYIKNLREDKKLDISLQRIGQKVDDNKVLEILKANGGVINFTYKSDANDIKDVFAMSKKAFKATLTKLIEEKKIRLENDKICLI; from the coding sequence ATGAAAAAAATAGATGTAAAAATAAAACAAGGGCTTGTAAATACTCTTAGAATAAATAGAGTTAGTGAGCCAGGAATTTACTTAATAAGTGGAGATGAAACAGAAGTTTTACTTCCAAATGCTTATGTAAAAAAAGAGATGGCAATAGATAGTTTACTTGATGTTTTTATCTATACTGATAGTGAAGATAGACTTGTAGCAACAACTTTAAAACCATATTTATACCTAAATGAGTTTGCAAATTTAAAGATAGTTGATAGTGCAAAGTTTGGATATTTTGTAGATATTGGTTTGCCAAAAGATTTGTTAGTTCCAAAAAATAGGCAAAAAGGAAGCTTTATAGTTGGTTCATATAAAGTTTTACAAATGCAGTTTGATGAAAGAACAAGTAGATTAATTGCAAGTGAAAAATATATTTTAGAAAACGAGCCAAATGGTTTAAAGCAAGGAGATGAGGTTGAAATAATTTTATACTCAAAAACTCCACTTGGATTTAAAGTTATTGTAAACAACTCTTTTGAAGGGATGATTTTTCACTCTGAAATTTTTGAAAATTTAAGAATAGGGGACAAAAAAAGAGCCTATATAAAAAATTTAAGAGAAGATAAAAAGCTAGATATTAGTTTGCAGAGAATTGGACAAAAAGTAGACGATAATAAGGTTTTAGAGATATTAAAAGCAAATGGTGGAGTTATAAATTTTACATATAAAAGCGATGCAAATGATATAAAAGATGTTTTTGCTATGAGTAAAAAAGCTTTTAAAGCAACTTTGACAAAACTAATAGAAGAAAAAAAGATAAGATTGGAGAATGATAAAATTTGCTTAATTTAA